The region aaatgctggagagggtgtggggaaaagggaaccctcttacactgctggtgggaatgcaaactagtacagccgctatggagaacagtgtggagatttctgaaaaaactggaaatagaactgccatatgacccagcaatcccacttctgggcatacacaccgaggaaaccagatctgaaagagacacgtgcaccccaatgttcatcgcagcattgtttataatagccaggacatggaagcaacctagatgtctatcagcagatgaatggataaggaagctgtggtacatatacaccatggaatattactcagccattaaaaagaattcatttgaatcagttctaatgaggtggatgaaactggagcctattatacagagtgaagtaagccagaaagataaagaccattacagcatactaacacatatatatggaatttagaaagatggtaatgataaccctatatgcaaaacagaaaaagagacacagatgtacggaacagacttttggactctgtgggagaaggcgagggtgggatgtttcgagagaacagcatcaaaacatgtatattatctatagtgaaacagatcaccagcccaggtgggatgcatgagacaagtgcttgggtctggtgggctgggaagacccagaggaatgaggtggagagggaggtgggaggggggatcgggatggggaatacaggtaactccatggctgatacatgtcagtgtatgacaaaacccactgaaatgttgtgaagtaattagccttcaactaataaaaataaaataaaaaaaaaaaatactatgactCAAATattacatctggaagttatttCTATAAATACAAGAAAACCAATAATGtaagatacaaataaaaacaatattattGTAGATTGTTAGAATTTTATAGAAGCCCTCATTTCTCATTCTAAACAAGTCTTTGCCACAACAATTAAAAAGAACtccatctcttaaaaaaataataaattactatTAAAAGTCTTTTCTTTGATATATAAGTCTTACAAAAAAGTTCATCATACTTCAAGTTAATTTTACACTGAACAAAGAATTTCTCTATTAATAACACTTGTTTTTTATCTGTTCacatttattcctaatttttactatgaaaaataatatgtaatagTACAACAAGCATTCTtaattatgtatatgtgtgcatgagTATACAAATCAACGCAGGTGGTTTTATGTTGTATTGTCAAGAGTGGAATTATTgtttcaaaatacatatatactttaaagcttaaaaaaaattgcaatgcATTCTGCATTTTGCATGCATAATCACATTCTTACTCTGGCAAAATCCCAACAAGTTGTTACCATCAGTAGAAAGTTTAACAGATTAGAAGTCCTTGTCAATCATCTTCTTCAAACATGACAGTATTATTAGTAAGTAGCATGGTtaaaaacttccaaattcataGGCCATGTAACACTTTATGATTAGAAAAAATCAAGGTAAAGCTCACAGACAATGAAGAGATCACCATATCTCATAAATAAAGCAGAGGTACTTAAGTTCATTGGTTaagatttttccatttatttcagatGTAATAAAGCACCCCTCAATTTCTAATCATGAAAGCTAAAGAATGCTTCCTAAAGTTTTAGGGTTCTATAATCCATTCATCACAGTTTAAAGTTCAAAATCTCACTCCTGTTTATTGAGAACTCTGATAATCAACTGAGCAAAAGTATAATATTGCATGAAATGTCAATCATACAGAGTAATGAATGGTGAATTTCAACCTTAATGTAGGGTTTCCATTTCCCAGCCCTATATTATTTCTCCTATAATGTATTACATCTTAATCTGTAGTATAAAGGTGGTCTCATTTACTTATCCATAAGGAACTTCCTTTCAAAAGTCCTCCTCAATGAATCTTGGACCTCTTTGTTTCTCAGGCTATAGATAAGCGGGTTCAACATGGGAATCACGGCTGTAGAGAACACAGAAACAACTTTATTAACATCCAGGGAGAGACTATAACTTGGACGTACATAGATGAAGAAGAGTGTCCCATAAAGGATGGAGACAGCAGTCAGGTGTGAAgtgcaggtggagaaggctttccGCCTCCCCAGTGATGACAATTAAATGTAGGAGACCAAGATGATCCGGCTGTTGGGTACTCCTGGAGCTCCAGCCaagattaaaagtaaaacttCATTGACCCGTGTGTCTGCACATGCCAGGGACAGAACAGGAAGAAGGTCATAGAAGAAGTGATTGATGATTTTTGGACCACAGTAAAACAGGCGAAAGATGAAAGTTGTGTGGATCATGGTGCTTATAGGGCCCACGGTATAAGGATCTATCACCAGCTGCCCACAGACTCGCTGAGACATAATGAGTGTACACATTAGGGGCTTACAGATGGCCATATACCCGTCATATATCATGGAAGCTGGGAGGAAACATTCAGTCACTACACAATGACCAAAAAACCAGATGTGGGCCGCACAACCAAAGAAAGAGATGACTTTTTTCTCCACAAAGATGTCGGTTAACATCTTGGGACCAATAACAGAAGAAGAACAGACGTCCACAAAGGACAAGTGGCTGAGAAAAAAGCTCATGGGGCTATGGAGTCGAGAACCCATTCAAATGTAAGTGATCATCCCCAAGTTTCCCAGAAAAGTGGCAACATAAATCAAGAGAAATATCACAAAAAGAACAACCTGGAGCTGGAAGCAATTTGTCAAGCCCACGGAAACAAACTCAGTCACCAGAGTTTCATTTTCCATAATCCATTTCTCTGATCTAATCTgtaatgagaaagagagaaatcttTCTTTTTGAGTCAATTCCTAATTGGGTGTCctcattttaaaagtgaatgaaGCTTTTATCTTTTTTACATTTACAGGGCAAATTGATAGACAACACTCTGATTTTTACTCCTGGGTGGTCATCCCATCCACTTATTGTTTGTATGATATTGAGTtactaaacctcagtttcttctttatCAAAACAGAATTTTTGATGAGAATTATAggatgtttttttgtttgtttcttttttttttttttggtgtagaaGTAGCGTTTGGAGATTATCTAAGGTAACTCCTTTTAACTGCCAGATTACATTTCTAAAAATCCCTGCCTTTGAACCAAGGATATTTTAAGACACATTTGACAGATAAGGTATCACATGCATTTGATGAATTCAGGCTGATAGTTCTCACTCTCACCCTAGATAAAGTCTGTAAGAAATATAACTTCTTtgccattctggaaaaaaaaaagtcagtgtctTGTCTAAAAGATAACTTCTGAAGTCTAAGAAGGAATGCAAGCTCAGACAAATGAAGTTGGCTTTTGAACAGAGTTCAAAGTCCTCAGCAGTGTCTACTCTGTGATGCCTTCTCTAAAACACCTATATTCCTCATATTATTAATGCACATGCTGATTACTTTATCAAAGTCCATTCTCTTTTCAGCCCATTAGAGAGACGAGTTCTTACATATTCAGTAGGTGTTGCAATCAATTGTGTCTTACCAGAATCTGGGAGAGCAAAATAATATATTAAGCATGAAAAGGACACCCCTAGGCATTTATACCCCTAAAAACCTATGTTGACAGAAAAACCTGGACAACTGTGTTCATAGAAATATTATTAGTAATGGCCAAACActtgaaataacaaaattattgAGCAAACTGTAGTATATCCATACCACAGAATACTATTCAGtaataaagaggagaaaaatatgaTACACGCAACAATATGGCTGAGTGTCAAGGGCagagtttattaaaaaaacaaaaaacaatcacaAAAGGTCACACACtcttatgattccatttataaaacatactcaaatggcagaattttagaGATGGAGAAGAGGGTGCCTCAGATTAAGAATGTTGGGAAGGAGGGTGGTGGTGTTATGTGTTATCCTTTTGTAATAAAGGATAGCACACAGGAGATCTTTGTGGAGATGgaataattttgtatcctgattGTTCTGGTGGTTAAACAAATCTACATGAGTGCTGAAACGATATGGAACTATATACATAACATACCGATATCAATTTCCTGTTTTTTGTATTGTACTATAgtagtaaatattaaaattaaaagacgcttactccttggaaggaaagttatgaccaacctagatagcatattaaaaagcagagacattactttgccaacaaaggtccatcgagtcagggctatggtttttccagtggtcatgtatggatgtgagagttggactgtgaagaaagctgaaggttgaagaattgatgcttttgaactgtgttgttggagaagactcttgagagtccttggactgcaaggagatccaaccagtccatcctaaaggagatcagtcctgggtgttcattggaaggactgatgctgaggctgaaactccagtactttgaccacctcatgcgaagagttgactcattggaaaagaccctgatgctgggagggattgggggcaggaggagaaggggccgacagaggatgagatggctggatggcatcaccaactcgatggacatgagtttgagtaaactctgggagtttgtgacggacagggaggcctggcgtgctgcgattcatggggtggcaaagagtccgacatgactgagcgactgaacagaactgatagTAGTAAACTGGGATAAAACTGAGGGAAAGATACATGAGACCTCTCTCTATTGTCTTTGAAGCTTTCTGtgaatattaatttcaaaataaaaaggctttaaaaatgaatagaaagttAGAGGACGGGGAACTGAGTATagcacccaaaaaaaaaaaaaaggaaactgaagaaggGAGGTATACATTTTGGACATTAAAATAATCATGGTGAACTGACCTTAGTCCTCACTAGGGCTTGACTCTCATCTTCATTTGGTTTGGACTCTCATCCTCTCTACCTCCTGAATCTTGTCCTCGTTAGTCATGAAATCAGGTTTTCACTGTGCCCTGAGTCTGGCCCTAACTGAGCCCTGGTTATGGTCCACACTAGGGCCTGACACTCTTCCTCACTTTGTCCTCTCATCCTCAACAGGGCCTGACTCTGTCCTCTATGGCCTGACACTTTGTGTCACTACTTCCTCATTGCTTCACTGGACCATGAAACTTGTCCTCCCTGGATACTGACACTGTTCCTCACTGGGCTCTGGTTTGGGTCCTCACTACAGCCTAACTCTGGTCCTGACCACGTCAAGACTGTTGTTTCAATAGGACCTGATTCTTGTCCTCTACACTCTAACTCTTCCTCTCTAGACACTGCTTCTGTTCCTCACTGGGTCTGATCCTGGTCCACTCTATGACTTGAATCTGGTCCTTTCTATATCCTGAATCTTGTCCTCTATACAGTCTGACTCTGGTCTTCTGACAGCCCAACTCTTTGCCTTATCATTGCCTGACTGAATCTGATTCTCTTTGTGGTTTAACTCTGTCCCCTCTACTGCCTGACACTTTTCTTCACTACACTCTGATTCTTGATCCTTAGCCCTGATTCAGGGCTAAGTCAGACTAAAGTCACTGGGTCTGACTTTGGTCCTCACAGCACCCTGACTCTTCGCCTCACTGGGAACTGACACTGGTCCTAAGTGGGCCCTGATGCTGGACATCACTATGGCCTTAATATGGCCCTCACACAGTCTGAGTCTCATCCTAGTAGGACCTGACTGTTGTCTTGCCTATGTCCTGCACTCGTCCTAACTATATTTGACCCTGGACCTCAATGTTCCCTGAGTCTCATCCTCACTGGGCCCTGATTCTGATCCTCACTACATCTTGACTCTGATCCTCACTAGGGTCTGACTCTCGTCATCAGTTTGGTCTGACTCTCATTTTCACCATGGCCTGACTCTGTCCTCTAAGGCCTGAGACTTTAGGTCACCACAACCTGACTCGTTGCCTCACTCTCTCATAAAACTTGTCCTCACAGGACACTGACACTGCTGCTCACTCAGCAGTGAATCTGGTCCTCACTACCTGACCCTGGTCCTAAGTGGCCCCTCACTCTGGTTTTCTCTATGGCCTGACTTGGTCATCTCTAAGGCCTGGCACATTGTCTCACTTTGACTGTGATCCTTATTAGGCCCTGATTCTGGTCCTCACACTGACTGATTCTGTCCTCACTGCAGCATGATCTTCATCATCATTAGGGCTTGAACCTCATTTCTAATAGGGCCTGACTCTCATCCTCACTTTCACCTGACTCATCCTTACCATGGCCTGAATCTGTACTCAGTGGCCTGACACTTTGGGTCACTACCTCCTGACTCTTTGCCTCACTGGGTCATGAATCTTGTCCTCACTGGAGACTGACACTGCTCCTCACTGGGATCTGATTTTGGTCTTCATTACAGTCTGACCCTTGTTCTCGCTATGGCATGACTCTCATTCTCATTAGGGCCTGACTCTCATGCTCACTAGGACATGAGTCTCAACTCAGTAGGCCCTGAGTCTGGTTCTCACTAGGCACTGATTCTCTTCTCACTGGGCTCTGCTCCTGGTTGGCTCTACAGCTTGACTCTTGTCCTTTCTACATCTTGAACCTGGTCCTCTGTAGGCCCTGACTCTGGTCCTCTCTATGGCCTGACACTTTGCCTCACCTCGGCCTGACATTTTGTTTCACTGGGCTTGACTCTGTTCCTCCCCATGCCCTGACTCTTTGGCTCACTACAGCCTGACTCTGCCTCACTGTGAGGACAGTGGTCCTCCATGGGCCCTGATACTGGACATCACCTAGCCTGAATATGGTCCTCACTATGTCCTGATTCTGGTGCTCACTAGGGTCTCAGTCTCATCTTCACTAGGGCCTCAGTGAGCACAAAGGTCAGGCCCTATTGAGGAAGAGAAGCATCCATAGTGTGGACCAGAGTCAGATCATAGTTAAGACCATATCAGGGCCCAGTAAAGAACGGTGTCAACATGCAGTGAGGACCAGAGCCAGGCCATATTGAGGATCAGAGTGAGGCAGGTCCCAGTGAGGAACCAACACAGGGCCCTGTGAGAAGCAAAGCCCTGCACAAAGTGTGAGGCAAAGCACTCTGCATCCTGACACTTGTCCTCACTAGAGGCTGACTCTGGACCTCACTGGACACTGATTCTGGTCCTCACTACATGTTGACTGTGATCCTCACTAAGGCTTGACTCTTGTTCTAACCTTGGCCTGACTCTCATCCTTACTAGTGACTGACTCTCATCCTCACTTTGGATGAAATTTTTCAAGTAGTAGGTTACTCTCAGCAAACACAATGCTGAAAAACCTATGTtcctttgttgaatgaatggcaATAAATAGAGTGTTTTACAGGTGTATATCTTGCAGCAACTGTCTAGATTCTAAGTTGTGAGAATGCCATGTTTCCACAGAGGGTCTAACTTCCAGAGTCACAGCCAGGATGTTTCCCTGCATTTTCTGAGCCTTATGAACCCACTCCTAGGTCATACAGTgactgcccatgaggaaacagTCTGTAGGAGTGTGTCTGAGAGTGCTGAGTGCCATCTAGTGTTGTTACCAAATGAGTTGACATGCCACTGGAAATGATCTAGCAGCAAGGAATTGCAAGCCGcctgcttgcttcagaaatcccaaaggttTGACCAAAGATATTGTCACAAGTAAGAAAAGAGCAATTGGATAGATTTTCAGGAAGTTGCTAGGCCACACCATTTTATGACCAACTGAGAGTAAATGCTaattttgccaacaaggtccaggATCCAGGTTCACACTCAGTATGTGTCCCTGCagtatccaagaattttccagacagacctaggaTCACTGGATCTCTCCTACAGAGAAAACTTGATGGAACAGATGTTTggatgtttgtttgcttttccctttGAGTGTGGGTGCCTTCCCTATGGTAACACAGTCAGGGGAAATTATtactgaaaaatgacctccaagcaAGCATTTTCAAGCAGTGTGTTACTCTCAGCACACAGAATACTGGGAAATTTATGCTCCTTCGATGAATGaaaggcataaaaaaaaaaaatgtttttcagccATCTATTTATTAGGAAGTCTAGATTCTAAGATATGAGAACTCCAGGTTTGTACAGAGGCCCTAATTTCCAGAGTCATAACCAGTATGTTTCCTTGCACTTTCCAAGCCTTGTGAACACATTCCTAGCTCATATTGGGTCTgcccatgaggaaacaggcttggGAAATTGTCTAAGAGTACTGCGTGCCATACTGTTATTACCTAGATTAGTTGATGTTCTAATGGAAATGATCCTGCCCCAAGGAGTTTCAAGCTGCCTACTCACATCAGAAATCGGAAAGGTTTGACCAAACTTATTGATGTCATAAGTAGGAAAACATCAATTGGATGGATTATCAGGCAGCTGCCAGTCCACACCTTTTTAGGgccaagagagagaaaatgctaattttgccaacaaggtccaatATCAAGTTTCACACTCAGTATGTTTCCCTGTagtatccaagaattttccagacagacctaggaTCATTCAATCCTTCCTACAGAGAAACATTGATGaaacaggtttttttgtttgtttgttttccctgtaATTGCACTATTCTTCCCTACTGTGACAACCATGAGgggaaatttttacttaaaaatgaccTCCAGGCAAAAATTTGCAAATATTGGGTTGCTCTCAGCAAACAGAATGCTGGGAAACATACATTCCTTCAGTGAATGAAAGGCAAGAAAAGAGAGTGCTAAAGGCATTTCTTCCTGTGACTGCCAGGAAGTTTGCACTCTGACGCCTGAAATAAATGCACATGAgctcatttctctcttccttatGCCTGCAACTTCGCTTAAGTATCTGTGTTTTCTAAAGCACAGGTCCTTGCTTATTAATGCTACAAAGTCACCTGACAGTGTAATTTCGCCCACTTGGGGTAAAAACAGGTCCAGCAGAAGCCCTCATGGAACattctttcctgaattctttTCTAAGGGAATGGTGTAGTGTGATCTAGGAGTGCCTTTGCACAGTTCAGAACCTGTgggaaaatgtttttctgaacCTCGAACTCAGTATCTGAAGAGAAATTATCATTTTTGCTTAACGAATCTGGAATACTTGCAGTCTCCAACCTGACGGGAAACACACTGGTGCGTTTTCCCCTTCTTTATGACAAGTTTCATCAAGTATTTGTGTTTTCTCAGAGAAACATGCTTCTTGACATTTCTTGCTAGAAAGTCCTCTGACAGCACACTTTTAGCTGAACAGGGTAAAAACAGATCTAGATGTCATCATACATGGATCGTACCTTGAGTCCTAAGACTGAATTTACAGAGCTTTGAAACTACAGGGAGACATGTTTTGTGAACCTGGAATTGAGGTATGATGACCAAAATCAGTCATTTACCCTGTGAAACCTATAGAGTTGCAGCATGCAACCTGTCAGAAACACACACAGGCTCATTCTACTCTTCAATCCTAGAACCACTTCTTTAAGTAGTTGACTTTTCAAAAActcagggcctccctggtggctcagagggtaaagcatctgcctgccatgcaggagatccgggttcgatccccatattgggaagttcccctggagaaggaaagggcagcccactccagtactcttgcctacaAAAtgtcatggacaaaggaggctgtaTGGCTACAGTGAGAGGAATCACAAAGAATCgtacaggactgagcaacttcacttctcctGAATCAGACTGCTTGGCACTTCTTTCACCTAATCAGGCTTGCCCATCCAGATTCACACAGCACTCTCAAACAAGACCATGCCTGTGCACTAGGAGTGTCTTTATGCAGTTCTAAATATGCAGGGAAATGTGTTATCTTGAAGCTGGAATTCCAGGCAATATGTCAAAATCAATATATTCCTTCTGTGAAATCAGTAGACTTGCATACTCAAACCAGCCAGGAAAATACACTGGGTCATTTTTCTGTGCATTACGGCAACAGCTTTGGTCCATTCTTTGAGTTTTCTGAAAGGAACATGCTGCTAGCCACTTCTTACTGGGGAGGCAAGACCCAGTCCAGTTTCATCGACTTAGGCTAACAACAGGTATGGCAGCCAACACTCACAGTACACTCCCCACTGAATTCTCAGAGCACTCCCCACTGAACTCTACTCATGGAATGGTGAAATTTGCCTTTGGGTTTTCTTAGACAGCTTTCTGACTACAGGGACATATGTTTTTGTTAGCATGGGATTTGGAGGCTAAAGGCAGAAGCAACATTTCTTTGTGTGACTGCTGGTGGTTGCACTCTGATGCCTGAAATAAATGCACACGAGtccatttctctctcccttaagCCCATAGCTTTGCTTAAGTATCTGCGTTTT is a window of Cervus canadensis isolate Bull #8, Minnesota chromosome 11, ASM1932006v1, whole genome shotgun sequence DNA encoding:
- the LOC122449986 gene encoding LOW QUALITY PROTEIN: olfactory receptor 1002-like (The sequence of the model RefSeq protein was modified relative to this genomic sequence to represent the inferred CDS: substituted 2 bases at 2 genomic stop codons) — translated: MENETLVTEFVSVGLTNCFQLQVVLFVIFLLIYVATFLGNLGMITYIXMGSRLHSPMSFFLSHLSFVDVCSSSVIGPKMLTDIFVEKKVISFFGCAAHIWFFGHCVVTECFLPASMIYDGYMAICKPLMCTLIMSQRVCGQLVIDPYTVGPISTMIHTTFIFRLFYCGPKIINHFFYDLLPVLSLACADTRVNEVLLLILAGAPGVPNSRIILVSYIXLSSLGRRKAFSTCTSHLTAVSILYGTLFFIYVRPSYSLSLDVNKVVSVFSTAVIPMLNPLIYSLRNKEVQDSLRRTFERKFLMDK